Proteins encoded together in one Anguilla anguilla isolate fAngAng1 chromosome 9, fAngAng1.pri, whole genome shotgun sequence window:
- the cct6a gene encoding T-complex protein 1 subunit zeta, translated as MSAVKALNPKAEVARAQAALAVNISAARGLQDVLKSNLGPKGTMKMLVSGAGDIKLTKDGNVLLHEMQIQHPTASLIAKVATAQDDITGDGTTSNVLIIGELLKQADLYVSEGLHPRIIAEGFEAAKDKALAVLEEVKVTKEMDRETLINVARTSLRTKVHVELADLLTEAVVDAVLAIRKPDEPIDLFMVEIMEMKHKVDSDTVLIKGLVLDHGARHPDMRKRVEDAFILTCNVSLEYEKTEVNSGFFYKSADERDKLVRAERKFIEERVKKIIELKNKVCADSSKGFVVINQKGIDPFSLDALAKEGIVALRRAKRRNMERLTLACGGIAMNSVDDMTPECLGHAGLVYEHTLGEEKFTFIEKCGNPRSVTLLVKGPNKHTLTQIKDALRDGLRAVKNAIEDGSVVSGAGAFEVAVADALLKHKPNVKGRAQLGVQAFADALLVIPKVLAQNSGYDPQETLVKLQTEYKESGQLIGVDLSTGEPMVSGEAGVWDNYSVKKQLLHSCTVIASNILLVDEIMRAGMSSLKG; from the exons ATGTCCGCCGTTAAAGCCTTGAATCCGAAAGCAGAGGTAGCGCGGGCTCAGGCAGCGCTGGCCGTTAACATCAGTGCTGCTCGGGGACTCCAAGACGTGCTGAAGAGCAATTTGGGACCAAAAGGAACCATGAAAAT GCTGGTGTCTGGTGCCGGAGACATAAAGTTGACCAAAGATGGCAATGTCCTGTTGCACGAGATG CAAATTCAGCACCCCACGGCGTCCCTTATCGCCAAGGTGGCCACCGCCCAGGATGACATCACGGGCGACGGCACCACCTCCAACGTCCTCATCATCGGCGAGCTCCTCAAACAGGCAGACCTCTACGTGTCAGAG GGCCTCCACCCCAGGATCATTGCGGAAGGGTTCGAGGCGGCGAAGGACAAAGCCCTGGCggtgctggaggaggtgaaggtGACGAAGGAGATGGACAGGGAGACGCTCATCAACGTGGCCCGCACCTCCCTCCGGACCAAGGTCCACGTCGAGCTGGCCGATCTCCTGACAGAG GCGGTGGTGGACGCTGTGCTGGCCATTCGGAAGCCCGATGAGCCCATCGACCTGTTCATGGTGGAGATCATGGAGATGAAACACAAggtggacagtgacacagt GCTGATCAAAGGTCTGGTGTTGGATCACGGGGCCCGGCACCCGGACATGAGGAAGAGGGTGGAGGATGCCTTCATCCTTACGTGTAACGTGTCTCTGGAATATGAGAAAAC CGAAGTGAACTCCGGCTTCTTCTACAAGAGCGCGGACGAGCGTGACAAGCTGGTGCGGGCCGAGAGGAAGTTCATCGAGGAGCGAGTCAAAAAGATCATCGAGCTGAAGAACAAAGTGTGCGCCGACAGCTCCAAGGGCTTCGTCGTCATCAACCAGAAG GGCATTGACCCTTTCTCCCTGGACGCCCTGGCCAAAGAGGGCATCGTGGCCCTGCGCCGGGCCAAGAGGAGGAACATGGAGAG GCTCACGCTGGCCTGCGGTGGCATCGCCATGAACTCCGTGGACGACATGACGCCAGAATGCCTGGGACACGCCGGCCTCGTCTACGAACACACGCTA GGGGAGGAGAAGTTCACCTTCATTGAGAAGTGCGGGAACCCGCGCTCCGTCACCCTGCTGGTGAAGGGGCCCAACAAGCACACGCTGACGCAGATCAAGGACGCCCTGCGGGACGGCCTGCGCGCCGTCAAGAACGCCATCGAGGACg GCAGCGTGGTGTCCGGCGCGGGGGCCTTCGAGGTGGCGGTGGCCGACGCCCTGCTGAAGCACAAGCCCAACGTGAAGGGCCGTGCCCAGCTGGGAGTACAGGCCTTCGCCGACGCCCTGCTCGTCATTCCCAAG gtCCTGGCGCAGAACTCTGGCTACGACCCTCAGGAGACCCTGGTCAAGCTGCAGACAGAGTACAAGGAGTCCGGCCAGCTCATCGGCGTGGACCTCAGCACCG GGGAGCCCATGGTGTCTGGCGAGGCGGGAGTTTGGGATAACTACAGCGTGAAGAAGCAGCTTCTCCACTCATG CACCGTAATCGCGAGCAACATCCTGCTGGTGGACGAGATCATGAGAGCCGGAATGTCGTCCCTGAAGGGTTAA
- the sumf2 gene encoding inactive C-alpha-formylglycine-generating enzyme 2 has product MYVHFLFTMKLLGMMILTFTIVLCESDDENTVQIPGGHFKLGTNAADGRDGESPAREVSVEPFAIDKYPVTNQDFREFVRAVKYKTEAETFGWSFVFQDFVSEELKSKVTEKIESAPWWLPIEKAFWRQPAGPGSGIRDRLDQPVVQVSWKDAQAFCKWRGKRLPSEEEWESAARGGLEGRTYPWGNRFQENRSNLWQGKFPEGDTAEDGYHGVAPVAAFPPQNSYGLYDLMGNVWEWTSSRFPGAQAMYVLRGGSWIDTADGSANHRARVTTRMGNTPDSASDNLGFRCASGSGGKKRKTGNRTEL; this is encoded by the exons ATGtatgttcattttctgttcacAATGAAGCTGCTAGGAATGATGATTCTAACTTTTACGATTGTGTTATGTGAATCAG ACGACGAGAACACGGTCCAAATACCGGGAGGTCATTTTAAACTGGGAACGAATGCAGCAGACGGGAGAGATGGAGAATCTCCGGCAAGGGAGGTGTCTGTCGAACCTTTCGCCATTGACAAATACCCAGTCACTAACCAGGATTTCAG GGAATTTGTTAGGGCAGTGAAATATAAAACGGAGGCGGAGACATTCGGctggagttttgtgtttcaaGATTTTGTGTCGGAAGAACTGAAAAGCAAAGTAACGGAGAAGATCGAG TCTGCTCCTTGGTGGCTGCCCATAGAGAAAGCCTTCTGGAGACAG cctgcaggcCCAGGCTCTGGGATTCGGGACCGCCTGGACCAGCCGGTGGTGCAGGTGAGCTGGAAGGATGCCCAGGCGTTCTGTAAGTGGAGGGGGAAGAGGCTGCCGTCAGAAGAGGAGTGGGAGTCAGCGGCCCGGGGGGGTCTGGAAG GCAGGACGTACCCGTGGGGGAACCGCTTTCAGGAGAACCGCAGTAACCTGTGGCAG GGTAAATTTCCAGAGGGGGACACTGCGGAGGACGGTTACCATGGCGTCGCCCCTGTAGCTGCGTTCCCGCCTCAGAACAGCTACG ggctgtaTGACCTGATGGGGAACGTCTGGGAGTGGACGTCCTCACGTTTCCCCGGAGCGCAGGCCATGTACGTCCTGCGCGGCGGGTCCTGGATCGACACCGCCGACGGATCGGCCAATCACAGGGCACGTGTCACCACCAG GATGGGGAACACTCCGGACTCGGCCTCGGACAACCTGGGCTTCCGCTGCGCTTCCGGGTCCGGTGGGAAGAAGCGGAAAACCGGGAACAGAACAGAGCTGTAG